A single genomic interval of Salmo trutta chromosome 13, fSalTru1.1, whole genome shotgun sequence harbors:
- the LOC115205713 gene encoding homeobox protein EMX1-like, with product MYQHSKKCFTIESLVGKDVNSSTNGDEPIRPTALRFVESIHPAPFGSCYQNSGRTLYGSPDMMFPDPGTHTGNSGLPLHPLQLPSQPFFNPHQRDTLNFYPWVLRNRYLGHRFQGEDSSPENLLLHGPFSRKPKRIRTAFSPSQLLRLERAFEKNHYVVGAERKQLASGLCLTETQVKVWFQNRRTKHKRQKLEEESPESQQKRKGSQHVSRWRVATHQGSSPEDIDVISED from the exons ATGTATCAACATAGTAAGAAATGTTTTACCATCGAATCCCTTGTTGGGAAAGACGTGAACTCTTCGACTAACGGGGACGAACCGATCAGACCCACAGCGTTGAGGTTCGTGGAATCAATTCACCCGGCGCCCTTTGGGAGTTGTTACCAGAACTCCGGCAGGACTTTATACGGCAGTCCAGACATGATGTTCCCTGACCCGGGTACACACACAGGGAACTCCGGTCTGCCCCTGCATCCTCTCCAGCTTCCATCGCAGCCTTTCTTCAACCCGCATCAGAGAGACACGTTGAATTTCTACCCGTGGGTTCTTCGAAACAGATATCTCGGGCACAGGTTCCAAG gtgaGGACAGCAGCCCAGAGAACCTGCTCCTTCATGGGCCTTTCTCCCGCAAGCCGAAGCGCATCCGGACAGCCTTCTCCCCCTCACAGCTCCTCAGGCTGGAGAGGGCCTTTGAGAAGAACCACTATGTGGTGGGAGCAGAGCGGAAGCAGCTCGCCAGCGGTCTCTGCCTCACTGAGACACAG gTAAAGGTTTGGTTCCAGAACAGGAGGACGAAGCACAAGAGACAGAAGCTGGAGGAAGAGTCACCTGAGTCGCAGCagaagaggaaaggaagccagcACGTCAGCCGCTGGAGGGTGGCTACGCACCAGGGCAGTAGCCCCGAGGACATCGATGTCATCTCAGAGGACTGA